AATCAAACAATTTATTTTGTATATTTTCATAAGCTTCTTCTTTGTATATATTGAAATTATAACTTATCGCAACAATAACAGAAGTATAATATTTTTTTACAGGTAAATCCTTATGCTCCATCATAACTTCTTCACGTTCACGTATTTTATAAAAATAATGCAGTATACAGTTTTCTTTTTTAAAACTAAATAAACTTTTATCTTCCAAAGCTAATTGAAAAGGCAAAGATATCTCAAATTCTAAAAATCGATTTATATCAAATTTAACATTTTTATATAGTGGCTCAATTTGACTGTAAAATAAATCTTCTCCAATAAGAAAATTTCTCTCTTTTTTCAAACAACATTTTTTATATTTTTTCCCACTTCCACATGGGCAAGGATTATTTCTGCCAATTTTCATAATTATTCCTCACCTAACCACAATCCAATTTCCATCTCTCTTTGAGCCAATTCTTTCTATCATCTTTTTTTCCCTGCAAAGATTTAAATGTTCTTTCGATGGTTCTCTTTGTTACCCCTATTATTTCTGCAAGTTCAACTGATGTTACGCTCGGATTTTCAATCAAGATTTCTATCACTTTCTTTTCAGTCTTGTTCAAAACGACATTTTTTCTTGTCTATTTGGTCAATTACTTCTTTTTCAAAAGGAATAGTACACCTAATATAATTGCTTTGAATTTCAAAAACTTCTTTTCCGTATTTTTCTACAATCGTTGGAATACCATACCATGTATGTTCTGTCAGACCCATATTCAAAAATATTCTCATCAATGTGGCATTTCTAGGTTTACTTATTCCATCAAAAAATTCCTTTTCTGTCATTCCACCAGAAAGACCTCCATGAGAAAGAATCTCCAACCTATCATGAAACATCGAAATCTGAGGTTCTGTAACAGTCCAATCATTATGAACTAAAGCATTAAGAATTGCCTCATTAACACAATCAAAATCAAATAGATAAATATCTTTTCTTGGTCTAACCGTCGTATCAGAAATACATATATTCTCTGCTTGCAACCTGTTTCTTATTTTCCCATAGGTCGTTAAAATACAGCCATAACCGTAATCACTTCGTTCAGAGATTGATGCCTTATTTTTCCCTTTAAATTTTGCAAAAATAAACGGAATATTATTTTTATCCGATAATAATTCTGCCAATAAATTATATTCTCCAGCTTCATTTCTTAAATTTAAATTCGTTTCAAAAGATTTATCTTCTAAATTGTATCCTTTTTCAGAATAATATATCTTAAGTTCTCTAAATGATAAATCCGATGAATTCGATCTTTTCTTAAGCATATATTCAGTGTCTATAAATTTTTTTCTCATATCTAATTTAAATCTGGTCAGAGGTCATCTCTTTGCAAGTTGTACCTATTCTTATGGTACATCCAGCAGAAGAAAATCCATATTTTTTTGACAATAAATATGATTGTGACCTTTATTTATATGAATTGCAATGATAGTTTTTCCTTCATCAAATTGAAGCTCTGATTTAATTTCATCTTTAGGATTCGGTTCAATTTGGCTTGTTATGATATCGGATATTTTTCTAAGAACTTCATCAATTTTGTTCACACCAATTATAGTTCCATTATCTTTTACACCGATAAGAATTGTTCCACCACTACTATTTAGGAAAGATACTATTTCTTTTGCAATTGTATCAGTATATTTGTTCATTGCAACTATCCTCCAATGTAATATATTATATCGCATTGAAGATATTTATAAAATATAAACCGACATTTTATTGTCGTATTCGTCTTAATTGTCAAGACATATGTTACACTTTGAGAAGTATTCTGATACAACTTTATTTGGGCTCTTAAAATTTAGTACGGCCTTTGCTGTCTTATTATATCTCGCTTCATGCTTGGCTACCTGCTTTATAAGTTCTTTTTCGCTTGTGAAGACTTTCCTGTTATAAAGAATCTTACCGTCTTCTCTATGACTTCGTTCTACTTTCCCATTCTGCCATGGAGAATAGGGTCTTGTCCTTTGCAATAACATATGCAATGCCTTTGCACTCTTCTCAAACGCACTTTCAAGCTCTGTTCGTTCTCCATCGTTTACAAACTCAGGTCCGTTATCTACTTGGATCATTCGAATCGGAAATCCCACTCTACTTTCTAGTTCTTTTAGGTATTTATAGGTATTTACTTGTTTCGTAGGTGCTCTTTTCTTTTACTATTTTCAATATACGTTTCCTACTGTACTCGTCTATCCCTGTAATCTGATAGTATCTATGTCCATAACTTGGAAAGCGGATACATTCATTTGGCACATACTTTATGTCTATTTGAACTTTATCTCCAGGATATTTAACCCTCCATACGCTCATATTTACAGTAGCTCTTTTTATGGATTGTAGGCTTCTTGTATCCTTTTTTTCGTATCTGTCTGCACATACTTCCAAAGCTTCTTTTATATCCGCATTTTATGCTTCTAACATATACTTCTGCCAACCCATATATTCCGTTACGCTTCAGTATTCGACGGATTAAGGCAAGTTCTTCCTCTGTATGAGCATTTGGACTATAATGCGGTCGTTTACTCTTAAATGCGAGGCTACGAACATTTCCGTCGTATTTTTTTAACTGATGATACACAAACTGTCTATTTGTTTGATATCGTCTTGCTGCACGTGTTACTCCATATTTAATAGCATATTCACATAAACGCTGGCGAAAACGCATTTCTTCTGTTATAATTTTCATGAGAGAACTCCTTCCGATACTGTAGTTTTTTTGCTTTAAAACATTGTATCAGAAGTTCTCTCTTTTTTTATTTATTTCTGTAACATATGCCTTATCACATTACAGAAAATTTTGAAAGTCTATATTTTTTGCCAAGATAAAACTTTATATTCAAAAGGAGTATTCATATTTGACAAATGCAAAAAGACTGTAACGACTAAGCTACGGTCTAATTTTTTTATCCATCTGTAAAGCCACTTTGAGCTATTATTGGATTTATTCTTTTTGAAATTTTTACCTAATTTTGCCCCAACCGCTCATTTCATCATGCTATAAGCATGGATTTTAAGCCGTTTATGAGGATTTTCGCTTTATTCCCACTCGATTGTTGCTGGTGGTTTGCTTGTTATGTCATAGACAATTCTGTTTATATTCTCTACTTCATTTACTATTCTTATGGAAACTCTGTCAAGTACTTCATAAGGGATTCTCGCCCAGTCGGCTGTCATAAAGTCTGTTGTTGTAACTCCTCTTAGGGCTAGAGTGTAATCATATGTTCTAAAGTCCCCCATTACCCCAACAGTTTTGTTATTTGTAATAACTGCAAAATATTGGCTTATATTTTTATCTTCTCCTGCTTTTGCTATTTCTTCTCTAAATATTGCATCGGCATTTCTTAGTATTTCTAATTTTTCTTCAGTAACCTCGCCCATTACTCTTATTCCTAAACCAGGTCCTGGGAATGGTTGTCTGAAAACTAAATATTCAGGCATTTTAAGTTCTAAACCTAATCTTCTTACTTCATCTTTGAATAAATCTCTTAAAGGTTCTATCAAATCTTTAAAATCTACAACATCCGGAAGTCCTCCTACATTGTGATGTGATTTTATAACTTTTGCATCTCCAAGACCTGACTCAATAACGTCCGGATATATTGTTCCTTGAGCTAAGTAATCTACTTGACCAATTTTTTTAGCTTCATCTTCGAAAACTCTAATAAATTCTTCTCCAATTATTTTTCTTTTTTGTTCAGGATCTGTAACTCCTTTAAGCTTTTCTAAAAATCTGTCTTTTGCATTTACTCTTACAAAATTTAATTCATCATTTTTAAAAGCTTCTTCTACTTCATCACCTTCATTTTTTCTCATAAGTCCTGTATCAACAAATACACAAGTTAATTGGCTTCCAATAGCTTTTGAAAGTAATGATGCACAAACAGAAGAGTCAACACCTCCTGAAAGAGCTAATAAAACTTTTTTATCTCCTACAGTTTGTTTTATTTTTTGTATTTGTTCATTCATAAAGTTTTGCATTGTCCAATCACCACTTGCATTACAAATATCGTAAAGGAATGATTTTATTAATTCTTTTCCTTCTTCTGAGTGATTAACTTCTGGATGATATTGAACTGCATAAATTTTCTTTTCTTCATTTTCTATTCCAGCATAAGGACATGTATCAGTATGTTGAATACAGTCAAATCCTTCGGGAAGTTTTACAACTTGATCTTGATGACTCATCCAAACAGTTGTTTCAGATTTCATATTTGAAATAAGTTTTGAATTTTTATCTTTGATGCACAAAGTTTTTCCAAATTCCTTTTTGTCAGCTTTTTCAACAACTCCACCAAATGTTTGAGATATTAATTGCATTCCATAACATAATCCTAAGATTGGTATGTTAAATTCAAAAATTTCTTTTTCAATTTTTGGCGCATTTTCGTCATAAACACTATTTGGGCCGCCTGTAAAAATTATACCGATAGGTTTTTTTGTATTTATTTCATTAACTGCTTTATTGTAAGGAACAACTTCACAATATACATTAAGATCTCTAACTCTTCTAGCAATTAATTGGTTATATTGTCCTCCAAAATCAACAACAAGTATTAATTCATTTTTCATAAAATAGTCTCCTTATTTTTATTTAACAATAATATTATATAATAATAATAGCAAAAGGTAAATATTAATATAATCATTTTAATTAAAAAAGGAAGCTTCCGCTTCCTTTTTGTTGATAATTTATTTTACTTCAGTTGGTACAGTAATTTTACCATCTGCAATGCTCTTCTTTAATTCTTCAATTTTTTGTTTTAATTCATCAGGAATTTTAATCTTTAATTGATCTTCTTTTCCATATGCAACATCAACACCGTTTGTTTTAAGTGAAAATTCAATAGTTTCTCCACCTCTGAATTTTCCTTCATATAAATCTTTTCCAACACTCTTAATAGCTTCGTTTACTTTTTTGATTGTAGAAGCTACAACATATTCTGGTGCTAAGTAAGATTGATCTCTATCTACACCAAAAACAAATTTTTTGTTTTCTTTGGCTGATTCGATTACTCCATTACCAGTTCCACCTGATGCATGGAAAATCATATCAACACCTGATGAGTACATGCTATTTGCAATAGCTTTACCTTTAGTAGCATCACCAAAACTTTCAGCATATTGAGCAACAACTTCTACTTTTTTGTTATTGTCTTTTGCAGCAAGTTCAACACCCGCTCTAAATCCTGCTTCAAATTTTTTGATTAATGGAGATGTAATACCACCAACAAATCCTACTTTATTTGAAGTAGTTAATGTTCCAGCTAAATATCCAACTAAAAATGAGTTTTCATTATCTGCAAATATTGTTCCAATTAAATTCTTTGGTGTGTTTTCAAAAGAAGAATCAATGATTACATATTTTTGATCAGGATTAGCTTTTGCAGCAGCTTCAATATCTTTTGCTAGCGCAAATCCAATTCCAGCAATTAAATCATTTTTAGCATCAAGTAAAGTTTCTAAGTTCGTTTTGTAATCAGAAGCTTGTTTACTTTCAACATAAGTAGGTTTTTCAATTATACCTTCTTTTTCTAATTCTTTTAATCCTTCATAAGCAGATTGGTTAAAAGATTGATCATTTACACCACCAGTATCTGTTACCATAGCATACTTAATTGGTTTTTTAGTGTTTTCTTTTTTTTCTTCTGTCTTTGTGTCTTTTGATTCATTAGGTTTAGAAGAGCAACCTGTTAAGATCATAGCGCCAACTAAAAGTGCCGCAAAAGTCTTTTTGAGTTTCATATAAAACCTCCTAGTTTATTTAGTCAAATACATTATATATCAAAGTTATCAAAAATTCAATACTTTTTTACTAATCTCCGACTAAATTGTCACCATTTCCTGAATTATTGTCATTTTTCTTATCATGATTAATATTTTCACCTGATTCCGATTTACTATCTAAATACTGCCCTATTATATCTCTAACAATTGGACCACAATAAGCTCCAGCTCCACCTTGAAATATTACTGTTGCAATAGCAATTTCTGGTTTATTATAAGGTGCAAAAGAAACATTCCATGCATAGTTATCATATGCTTGTCCAGTAACTGGATTTACTCCACTTTTTTGTGCAGTACCTGTTTTTGTTCCAATTTCAATTGGTAAATTTTTAAATATTTTAGAAT
Above is a genomic segment from Parvimonas micra containing:
- a CDS encoding winged helix-turn-helix transcriptional regulator, which gives rise to MNKTEKKVIEILIENPSVTSVELAEIIGVTKRTIERTFKSLQGKKDDRKNWLKERWKLDCG
- a CDS encoding ATP-binding protein, coding for MRKKFIDTEYMLKKRSNSSDLSFRELKIYYSEKGYNLEDKSFETNLNLRNEAGEYNLLAELLSDKNNIPFIFAKFKGKNKASISERSDYGYGCILTTYGKIRNRLQAENICISDTTVRPRKDIYLFDFDCVNEAILNALVHNDWTVTEPQISMFHDRLEILSHGGLSGGMTEKEFFDGISKPRNATLMRIFLNMGLTEHTWYGIPTIVEKYGKEVFEIQSNYIRCTIPFEKEVIDQIDKKKCRFEQD
- a CDS encoding AlbA family DNA-binding domain-containing protein gives rise to the protein MNKYTDTIAKEIVSFLNSSGGTILIGVKDNGTIIGVNKIDEVLRKISDIITSQIEPNPKDEIKSELQFDEGKTIIAIHINKGHNHIYCQKNMDFLLLDVP
- a CDS encoding integrase core domain-containing protein; this translates as MIQVDNGPEFVNDGERTELESAFEKSAKALHMLLQRTRPYSPWQNGKVERSHREDGKILYNRKVFTSEKELIKQVAKHEARYNKTAKAVLNFKSPNKVVSEYFSKCNICLDN
- the guaA gene encoding glutamine-hydrolyzing GMP synthase codes for the protein MKNELILVVDFGGQYNQLIARRVRDLNVYCEVVPYNKAVNEINTKKPIGIIFTGGPNSVYDENAPKIEKEIFEFNIPILGLCYGMQLISQTFGGVVEKADKKEFGKTLCIKDKNSKLISNMKSETTVWMSHQDQVVKLPEGFDCIQHTDTCPYAGIENEEKKIYAVQYHPEVNHSEEGKELIKSFLYDICNASGDWTMQNFMNEQIQKIKQTVGDKKVLLALSGGVDSSVCASLLSKAIGSQLTCVFVDTGLMRKNEGDEVEEAFKNDELNFVRVNAKDRFLEKLKGVTDPEQKRKIIGEEFIRVFEDEAKKIGQVDYLAQGTIYPDVIESGLGDAKVIKSHHNVGGLPDVVDFKDLIEPLRDLFKDEVRRLGLELKMPEYLVFRQPFPGPGLGIRVMGEVTEEKLEILRNADAIFREEIAKAGEDKNISQYFAVITNNKTVGVMGDFRTYDYTLALRGVTTTDFMTADWARIPYEVLDRVSIRIVNEVENINRIVYDITSKPPATIEWE
- a CDS encoding BMP family ABC transporter substrate-binding protein produces the protein MKLKKTFAALLVGAMILTGCSSKPNESKDTKTEEKKENTKKPIKYAMVTDTGGVNDQSFNQSAYEGLKELEKEGIIEKPTYVESKQASDYKTNLETLLDAKNDLIAGIGFALAKDIEAAAKANPDQKYVIIDSSFENTPKNLIGTIFADNENSFLVGYLAGTLTTSNKVGFVGGITSPLIKKFEAGFRAGVELAAKDNNKKVEVVAQYAESFGDATKGKAIANSMYSSGVDMIFHASGGTGNGVIESAKENKKFVFGVDRDQSYLAPEYVVASTIKKVNEAIKSVGKDLYEGKFRGGETIEFSLKTNGVDVAYGKEDQLKIKIPDELKQKIEELKKSIADGKITVPTEVK